The following coding sequences are from one Lolium rigidum isolate FL_2022 chromosome 6, APGP_CSIRO_Lrig_0.1, whole genome shotgun sequence window:
- the LOC124662676 gene encoding craniofacial development protein 1-like isoform X1, translating into MASSSSAGEVGGSGSKLVVGDEILPSSGNANNSEQQLHDTDTKSRVEDVWKKMNSGLPVKMPKPAMNKLNTGAKEKKSKATNNWMSVLGIAPSKASTINQVPNNGQQQTQHETSEDAKKLAANALAAVRDAAAASGKGKVEITEVRDFAGKDIEIKKLVDADSKEAVEKAKGAGASPSAVDNILEQIRKKQKLSVLDKTKKDWGEYKVENKVEEELGAYKKSSNQYLDRQSFLQRADYREFERERDARLSLMAKRKSEGMQDDDV; encoded by the exons GGTCCAAACTTGTGGTTGGAGATGAAATActgccaagttctggaaatgctaATAACTCAGAGCAACAGCTTCATGATACTG ACACAAAATCACGTGTGGAGGATGTTTGGAAGAAAATGAACAGCGGTTTGCCTGTGAAGATGCCCAAACCTGCGATGAATAAACTCAATACaggagcaaaagaaaagaaaagtaagGCGACAAAT aattgGATGAGCGTTCTGGGCATTGCACCAAGTAAGGCATCTACAATTAATCAAGTCCCAAACAATGGGCAACAACAGACACAGCATGAGACAAGTGAGGATGCCAAAAAGCTTGCGGCAAATGCTCTTGCAGCTGTCAGAGATGCAGCTGCTGCTTCTGGAAAAGGGAAAGTGGAG ATAACTGAGGTAAGGGACTTCGCTGGCAAGGATATTGAGATCAAGAAACTTGTAGACGCCGATTCAAAGGAAGCGGTTGAGAAGGCTAAGGGAGCGGGTGCATCCCCGTCTGCCGTCGACAATATCCTGGAGCAGATAAGGAAGAAACAGAAGCTTAGTGTCCTGGACAAGACGAAGAAAGACTGGGGAGAGTATAAGGTAGAGAACAAGGTGGAGGAGGAGCTGGGCGCTTACAAGAAGAGCTCGAACCAGTACCTTGATAGGCAGTCGTTCTTACAGAGAGCTGATTATAGAGAGTTTGAGCGCGAGAGAGACGCTCGCTTGTCATTGATGGCGAAGCGGAAGAGCGAGGGTATGCAGGATGATGATGTGTAG
- the LOC124662671 gene encoding dihydrolipoyl dehydrogenase 1, mitochondrial-like has product MALAILARRRAAEAVLRRPHAPGAAALSAGRAYAAAAAAGEESDVVVVGGGPGGYVAAIKAAQLGLKTTCIEKRGTLGGTCLNVGCIPSKALLHSSHMYHEARTSFAHHGVKISNLEVDLPAMMAQKDKAVAGLTKGIEGLFKKNKVTYVKGFGKLASPSEVSVDLVDGGSTVIKGKNIIIATGSDVKSLPGITIDEKKIVSSTGALCLSGIPKKMVVIGAGYIGLEMGSVWNRLGSQVTVVEFAPDIVPSMDGEIRKQFQRMLEKQKMKFMLKTKVVGVDTSGDGVKLTLEPAAGGEQSILEADIVLVSAGRTPYTSGLGLEALGVETDKAGRILVDKRFKTNVNGVYAIGDAIPGPMLAHKAEEDGVACVEFLAGKEGHVDYDLVPGVVYTHPEVASVGKTEEQVKASGIAYRVGKFPLLANSRAKAIDDAEGLVKVVADKETDKILGVHIMAQNAGEIIHEAALAMQYGASSEDVARTCHAHPTVSEALKEACLQTFSKAIHI; this is encoded by the exons ATGGCGCTGGCGATCCTGGCGAGGCGGAGGGCCGCGGAGGCCGTGCTGCGGCGGCCGCACGCCCCCGGGGCGGCGGCGCTGTCCGCGGGGAGGGCGtacgcggcggccgcggcggcgggggaggagagCGACGTCGTGGTGGTTGGCGGCGGGCCCGGAGGGTACGTGGCGGCGATCAAGGCGGCGCAGCTGGGCCTCAAGACTACATGCATCGAGAAGCGGGGCACCCTCGGCGGGACCTGCCTCAACGTCGGCTGCATCCCCTCCAAG GCTCTGTTGCACTCTTCTCATATGTACCACGAAGCAAGGACTTCTTTTGCACACCATGGAGTAAAAATATCTAATCTGGAAGTGGATCTTCCTGCCATGATGGCGCAGAAAGACAAGGCTGTGGCAGGATTAACAAAAGGAATTGAAGGCCTCTTTAAGAAGAACAAAGTTACCTATGTGAAAGGCTTCGGGAAACTTGCTTCCCCCTCAGAAGTATCGGTTGAtttggttgatggtggtagcaCTGTTATCAAAGGGAAAAACATAATCATTGCCACTGGATCGGACGTAAAATCACTCCCTGGAATTACAATTGATGAGAAGAAGATTGTCTCATCTACTGGTGCCCTGTGCTTGTCAGGTATCCCGAAGAAAATGGTTGTTATTGGAGCTGGTTACATTGGCCTGGAAATGGGTTCAGTCTGGAACCGTCTTGGATCACAGGTTACTGTTGTTGAATTTGCGCCAGACATAGTCCCATCAAtggatggtgaaattcggaagcaGTTCCAGCGCATGTTGGAGAAGCAGAAAATGAAGTTTATGCTCAAGACAAAGGTAGTCGGAGTTGATACCAGTGGAGATGGTGTAAAGCTAACACTTGAGCCTGCAGCTGGAGGTGAGCAGAGCATCCTCGAAGCAGATATTGTTCTTGTCTCTGCTGGGAGAACCCCATATACTTCTGGCCTTGGGTTGGAGGCTCTTGGGGTTGAGACAGACAAGGCTGGCAGGATCCTTGTTGATAAGCGCTTCAAGACCAATGTGAATGGAGTGTATGCAATTGGTGATGCCATCCCTGGGCCCATGCTTGCCCACAAAGCTGAAGAAGATGGTGTGGCATGTGTTGAGTTCCTTGCTGGCAAGGAAGGCCACGTTGACTATGATTTGGTGCCTGGTGTTGTTTACACACACCCAGAGGTTGCATCTGTTGGGAAGACAGAGGAGCAGGTGAAGGCCTCAGGAATTGCCTACCGGGTTGGCAAATTCCCCCTGTTGGCAAACAGCCGTGCAAAGGCTATTGATGATGCTGAGGGGTTGGTTAAGGTCGTGGCTGATAAAGAAACTGACAAGATTCTTGGTGTGCACATAATGGCGCAGAATGCTGGAGAAATCATCCACGAAGCTGCCCTTGCCATGCAGTATGGAGCATCGAGCGAAGATGTTGCCCGAACATGCCATGCACATCCCACTGTGAGCGAAGCTCTCAAGGAGGCTTGCTTGCAAACCTTCTCCAAGGCCATCCACATATGA
- the LOC124662676 gene encoding craniofacial development protein 1-like isoform X2: MNSGLPVKMPKPAMNKLNTGAKEKKSKATNNWMSVLGIAPSKASTINQVPNNGQQQTQHETSEDAKKLAANALAAVRDAAAASGKGKVEITEVRDFAGKDIEIKKLVDADSKEAVEKAKGAGASPSAVDNILEQIRKKQKLSVLDKTKKDWGEYKVENKVEEELGAYKKSSNQYLDRQSFLQRADYREFERERDARLSLMAKRKSEGMQDDDV; the protein is encoded by the exons ATGAACAGCGGTTTGCCTGTGAAGATGCCCAAACCTGCGATGAATAAACTCAATACaggagcaaaagaaaagaaaagtaagGCGACAAAT aattgGATGAGCGTTCTGGGCATTGCACCAAGTAAGGCATCTACAATTAATCAAGTCCCAAACAATGGGCAACAACAGACACAGCATGAGACAAGTGAGGATGCCAAAAAGCTTGCGGCAAATGCTCTTGCAGCTGTCAGAGATGCAGCTGCTGCTTCTGGAAAAGGGAAAGTGGAG ATAACTGAGGTAAGGGACTTCGCTGGCAAGGATATTGAGATCAAGAAACTTGTAGACGCCGATTCAAAGGAAGCGGTTGAGAAGGCTAAGGGAGCGGGTGCATCCCCGTCTGCCGTCGACAATATCCTGGAGCAGATAAGGAAGAAACAGAAGCTTAGTGTCCTGGACAAGACGAAGAAAGACTGGGGAGAGTATAAGGTAGAGAACAAGGTGGAGGAGGAGCTGGGCGCTTACAAGAAGAGCTCGAACCAGTACCTTGATAGGCAGTCGTTCTTACAGAGAGCTGATTATAGAGAGTTTGAGCGCGAGAGAGACGCTCGCTTGTCATTGATGGCGAAGCGGAAGAGCGAGGGTATGCAGGATGATGATGTGTAG
- the LOC124662679 gene encoding uncharacterized protein LOC124662679 → MATGASCYYHPAAGRGNPSSPSLGLRPSQSKVVFTSGGGGGSRWWMRRRRGEGMTSRGSISISRARARPALFSPVAMEWQECSAEIEVDVPCSVAYQCYSERETIPQWMPFISTVEVLEDKPDLSRWTLKYAILGQDVEFSWLARNMTPTKNQKIHWRSLEGLPNRGAVRFFPKSPSSCRVQLTVAYEVPEILNPVASALKPFLEGLLFNGLERFVAYAKQQYSKTLKS, encoded by the exons ATGGCTACGGGAGCTTCCTGCTACTACCACCCCGCCGCGGGTAGGGGCAACCCCTCCTCGCCATCTCTGGGCCTCAGGCCATCACAGAGCAAGGTGGTCttcaccagcggcggcggcggcggcagcaggtgGTGGATGAGAAGGAGGAGAGGGGAAGGGATGACGAGCCGCGGCAGCATCAGCATCAGCAGGGCAAGAGCGAGGCCTGCCTTGTTCTCCCCTGTGGCCATGGAGTGGCAGGAGTGCAG TGCGGAGATCGAAGTTGATGTTCCATGTTCAGTGGCCTATCAGTGTTACTCGGAAAGAGAGACTATTCCTCAATGGATGCCATTCATATCAACTGTCGAG GTCCTTGAAGATAAACCAGATCTTTCACGTTGGACCTTGAAGTATGCGATACTCGGTCAGGATGTAGAATTTTCTTGGCTTGCCCGAAACATGACA CCTACTAAAAATCAAAAGATCCATTGGCGGTCTCTTGAAGGTCTTCCTAACAG GGGTGCTGTCCGATTCTTCCCTAAGAGTCCATCATCTTGTAGAGTACAG CTAACAGTGGCCTACGAAGTTCCTGAAATTCTGAATCCAGTAGCATCT GCACTAAAACCATTtctagaagggttactcttcaatGGGCTGGAACGTTTCGTGGCTTATGCAAAGCAGCAGTATAGCAAGACCCTAAAGTCTTGA